The genomic stretch TCGAACAAACCGATCTCGCCGAACAGCGGCACTGAATCATTGCGCCAGTCGTTGAAATCACCGGCTAGCACCAGCGGGCCATCCTGCGCGTGGTGCGCGATCCAGCGTGCGATCCAGGTCATCTGGCGCAGTCGCGCGGCGCGCGTGAGCGCCAGATGGGCGCACATTAGGGTGATCGGCGCGGCACCGACCAGAGTGGCGCGCGCTACCAGCAGGCCACGTCGCTCGAAGCGGTGCGCGGAGATGTCCCAGTGCCCGCTCAGGTCGAGTGGATGTAGCGAGAGGATTGCGTTGCCGTGCCGCCAGGAGGGCTTGAACACATTGGGGCCGAGCGAGATCTGCCAGTTCAGCGTGCGGGCGATCTCGGTGGCCTGGCAATGCCAAATATCGTCAACCGTATCCTCCATCGTCGCGCCGGGGCCCGAGGCCAACACCGAACGCCGCATGCGCCTGGCTATTGTTTCCTGCAAGAAGTAGATGTCAGCATGGATCGACTCGACCCAGCGGCGCATCGCGTTCCAGGTAGCGAAGCCAAGCAGTGAGCGGCCCTTGTGTACATTCCAGCTGACCGCGGTAATCTCGTTGCGGGCCGCCTGCGAGGCAGCGAACAGTGGCGTTATTGCATAAA from Burkholderia sp. encodes the following:
- a CDS encoding endonuclease/exonuclease/phosphatase family protein, whose translation is MTPLFAASQAARNEITAVSWNVHKGRSLLGFATWNAMRRWVESIHADIYFLQETIARRMRRSVLASGPGATMEDTVDDIWHCQATEIARTLNWQISLGPNVFKPSWRHGNAILSLHPLDLSGHWDISAHRFERRGLLVARATLVGAAPITLMCAHLALTRAARLRQMTWIARWIAHHAQDGPLVLAGDFNDWRNDSVPLFGEIGLFEVATLLGESGRTFPAFSPALALDKMFVRGLTPLEWQVPTDDTAWLSDHLPYIARLRLG